Genomic window (Streptosporangium brasiliense):
CACCGCCCGCAGCGCCGAGTCGGCCCGCCGGCTCTACACGTGGGCGGAGAAGACCTCCTACACCACGCCGTTCGCCGCCCCGGAGTTCCGCTCCAACGTGGTCGCCACCATCGACTTCGCCGACAACGTCGACGCCGCCCAGGTCGCCAAGGTGCTGCGCGCCAACGGCATCGTGGACACCGAGCCCTACCGCAAGCTCGGCCGCAACCAGCTCCGCGTCGCGATGTTCCCGGCCATCGACCCCGACGACATCGAGGCCCTGACGGTCTGCATCGACCACGTGGTCGAGCGTCTCTAGCCGGCCCGCCCGTGCCCGGGGGGAGGCGTACGGCCCCGCCCCCGGGCACCGGGAACGGCGAAGATCGTTCCTGAATCCCCTGATTCGTCCCCGAGTGATCTATATCCGTAGAGTGTCCCCAAACGATCGTCAAGGGGAGTTCTGCGCGTGAGTTCGACCTCGGAGACCGCCTCGCCCCAGGCCCGCAGCCTGGGCTATCTGATGTTCGCCAGCCGGTGGCTGCAGGTCCCGCTGTATCTGGGCCTGATCGTGGCGCAGGGCGTCTACGTCTACCAGTTCATGGTCGAGCTCTGGCACCTGGTGTCCGAGATCGCGCAGGGCGCGCTCCCTCCGGAATACACCCCCGAGGTCGCCGTGATGCTGGCCGTACTCGGCCTCATCGACGTGGTGATGATCTCCAACCTGCTGATCATGGTGATCGTCGGCGGCTACGAGACCTTCGTCTCGCGCATCAACCTCAACGGCCACCCCGACGAACCCGAGTGGCTCTCCCACGTCAACGCGAACGTGCTCAAGGTCAAGCTGGCCACCGCGATCATCGGCATCTCCTCGGTCCACCTGCTGCAGACCTTCATCAGGGTCAGGGAGACCCCCAACGACAAGATCATGTGGCAGACGCTGATCCACCTGGCCTTCGTCGCCTCCGCCATCGGCCTGGCCTTCATCGACCGCATGCTGCGGACCTCCCCCGCCGAACGCGTCCACGCCTGACGCCGCCACCGGCCGCCACGCCGGCCCGGCCCGCCGCCGGGCCCCGTGCCGCCGGCCCGGACCCCCGCCCGGCGGTCAGGACCCGTCGCCCGGCGGTCAGAACTCGTCGGCCCCGGTCACCTGGGCGATGGGGAAGACGTGCCGGGAGGCGGCACAGATCGTCTCCAGCGTGTGGACCGGGGTGCCGTCGTCGCCGTATCCGGCCCGCAGGACCTGCACCACCCACTCGCCCGGGTCGAGCTGGAGGGTGCCGGCCTCGGCCCCAGCCGGCGGGCGGGCGACGAGGTGCTCCTCCGCGTGGCCGAAACGGTGGCCGAGGGCCTCGATCCCGGCCTGCAGGCTCGGCCGTACGAAGTCAGGGGCGGCGATCGGGGTGCCGCCGAAGAGGTCCAGGCGGAAGAAGCTGGTGGCGATCCGCACGGGCACGTCGTCGGCGAGCAGCAGCTTGCGGCGGGCCAGGACCTCGGTGCCGGGCTCGACGCGCAGGGCGGCGGCGACGTGGCCGGAGGCCGGCTCGGGGCCGACGTAGAGCATGCGGCGGCCGGCCCTGATGCCCTGCCTGTCCGCCTCCGTCATGAAGAGCGACGCGGAGCCGCGCACCGCGGGCTCTGTGGGGAGCGCACGCCGGACCACCACCCTCGGCCCCCGGGGCGGCCCTGCGGGGCCGTCCACGGCCTCTCTGGCGCCCGCCGGCCTCATCTGTGACACCCGGCCGGGGGTGACCCCGAGCCGCCGCGCTATCGCCTCCTGGCGGACCCCCGAGGCCCGCGCCTCGGCGACGGCCTCGCGGCGGAGCCGGGCCAGCCCGGCGACCAGGTCCTGCTGGGCGGCCATGGCCAGACCGGCCGCGTGGGCCCGTTCGACCGGATCGGCGATCGCGGTGATGTCTTCGAGGGTCGTGTCGTCCACAGGTGATCTCCTCCCGGGCAGCCGGCCGACCCGCCAACTTTAGCCCCCCTAAAATCGTGGGCTGCCTGGTGGGGGCCACTCCGTTGCGGGCGCCGCGGCACAGGACGATAGTGATACGCCACAGGACCGCGGGTATTTCCGAGAGGAGACGCCCGGGCGGACGGCCGCCCGGCCGCATGGTGGAAACGGCCGGACGTCCGGCCGGACGCGTCGAGAGCCCCGGGCGGGTGCCCGCCCGGCCGCGTCGAGACACGCAGGAGCGCCGGAGCGGACGGCCGTCCGGCCGCGACATGACGAGATCCCTTCGCGCTGGGAGAGCCATGACCACGCTTGCCGACAGGACCATCGCGGCCCTGCGTACCAACAATGACGACCTGGCCGCGCTCGTGCGCGGCCTGGACCCCGCCGGCCTCGCCCGGCCCTCGGGCGCGTCGGAGTGGACCGTCGCGCAGGTGCTCAGCCACCTCGGCAGCGGTGCGGAGATCAGCCTGGCGGTCCTGCGGGCCGCGCTGGCCGGCCACGACGCGCCCGGCCAGGACTTCAACGAGTCGGTGTGGAGCCGCTGGAACGCCAAGGCCCCCCAGGAGCAGGCCGCGGACTTCCTGGCGGCCAACGCGGAGCTCGTCGCCGCCTACGAGGGCCTCGACGCCGGCACCCGCGAGCGGCTGGAGATCCGGCTGGGCTTCCTGCCGTCGCCCGCCGACGTCACGCTCGCCGCCGGGATGCGGTTGAACGAGGCCGCCCTGCACGCCTGGGACGTCAAGGTCGCCTTCGACCCCCGGGCCACCGTCGCGCCGGACGCCGTCGAGGCGCTGACCGACCTGCACGCCGGGCCGCTCGGCTTCATAGTCGGCTTCGTCGGCAAACCCGACGCCCTCGACCCCCGGCAGGCCACCCTCCGCGTCGAGACGAGCGAGCCCGAGCGCGTCCTCGGCCTCACCCTCGGGGAGACCGTCGGCTTCAGCCAGGTGGCCGAGCCGGCGGACATCGTCCTGTCCGCCCCCGCCGAGGCGTGGCTGCGCCTGCTCAGCGGGCGGCTGGCCGCCGAGCACACCCCCGCCTCCGTGACCGTCACCGGCGTCACCCTTGACGACCTGCGCCGGGTGTTCCCGGGGATGTGACGCCCGCGCCCGCCGTACCTGCCCGGACCGGCCGGGCGCGGGACCGCCACGCCCGGGACTGCCGGGCCGGGGACTGCCGGGCCCGGGACCGCCGGACCCTGGAGCACCGGGCCGG
Coding sequences:
- a CDS encoding TIGR00645 family protein, whose translation is MSSTSETASPQARSLGYLMFASRWLQVPLYLGLIVAQGVYVYQFMVELWHLVSEIAQGALPPEYTPEVAVMLAVLGLIDVVMISNLLIMVIVGGYETFVSRINLNGHPDEPEWLSHVNANVLKVKLATAIIGISSVHLLQTFIRVRETPNDKIMWQTLIHLAFVASAIGLAFIDRMLRTSPAERVHA
- a CDS encoding GntR family transcriptional regulator; translation: MDDTTLEDITAIADPVERAHAAGLAMAAQQDLVAGLARLRREAVAEARASGVRQEAIARRLGVTPGRVSQMRPAGAREAVDGPAGPPRGPRVVVRRALPTEPAVRGSASLFMTEADRQGIRAGRRMLYVGPEPASGHVAAALRVEPGTEVLARRKLLLADDVPVRIATSFFRLDLFGGTPIAAPDFVRPSLQAGIEALGHRFGHAEEHLVARPPAGAEAGTLQLDPGEWVVQVLRAGYGDDGTPVHTLETICAASRHVFPIAQVTGADEF
- a CDS encoding maleylpyruvate isomerase family mycothiol-dependent enzyme; this encodes MTTLADRTIAALRTNNDDLAALVRGLDPAGLARPSGASEWTVAQVLSHLGSGAEISLAVLRAALAGHDAPGQDFNESVWSRWNAKAPQEQAADFLAANAELVAAYEGLDAGTRERLEIRLGFLPSPADVTLAAGMRLNEAALHAWDVKVAFDPRATVAPDAVEALTDLHAGPLGFIVGFVGKPDALDPRQATLRVETSEPERVLGLTLGETVGFSQVAEPADIVLSAPAEAWLRLLSGRLAAEHTPASVTVTGVTLDDLRRVFPGM